DNA from Stenotrophomonas bentonitica:
GTCGTCGCCGGCTTCATGGCCGTAGGTGTCGTTGATGTGCTTGAAATGGTCGATATCGATCATCGCCACGGCCACCTGTTCGCCCTTCAGTTCCAGGTGCGGCAGCTGCCGCTGGCTCTGTTCCAGGAAGCAGCGGCGGTTGGGCAGGCCGGTGAGGAAGTCGCGTGTGGCCAGGTCTTGCAGGGTGCCGATCAGCTCCAGCTGGTCCACGTTCTGCGAGACGCGGCAGAAGAATTCCTCGCGCGAGAAAGGTTTACGCAGGAAATCGTTCGCCCCGTTCTTGAGGAAGCGAGGGATCAGCGAGGGGTCGGTATTGCCGGAAATGCCGATCACCGCGACCTTGTCGCGCGAGCGCAGGGTGCGCAGGCGACGGGTGAACTCCACGCCCTCCATGCCCGGCATTTCCTGGTCGACCACCGCCAGCCGGATCGCCGGGTGCGCTTCGATGGCCTTGAGGCCCTCGGCACCGTCGGCGGCCTCGTAGACTTCGTGGCCGTACATGCGCAGCAGGGAGGCCGCGTAGAGCCGTGCGGACATCGAGTCGTCCACCACCAGCGCGGCGATCCGGCGGTTGCGGTCCAGCCGCTGCACCAGCCACACCAGGTAGTCCACGCTGCCCGGCGTGTTCTTCAGCACGTAATCGATGATCTGCTGCTGCAGCACGCGCTTGCGCAGGTCCTCGTCGTACACGCTGCTGACCACCACCGTGCGCAGCCCGCGCGACAGGAAATAGTCCACCACCTTGTCGCGGTCGCCGTCGGCCAGCACCAGCCCGGTCAGCACCAGGAACCAGCCCTTCTCTTCGTCCAGCAGGCGGCCGGCCTCGGCCAGGCTGGTCGCCACCGAAACCGGCAGCTCCAGCCGCTGCTCGATGGCCTCCTTGAGCATGCTGGTGAACGTGCGCGAGTTCTCGACCAGCAGAATCCGCTGAGGCAGGTCTTCCCCGGGGGCGCTGTCCAAAGCGCCCTGAAACAGTGCCGGCATGTTGCGTACGCTCGAATCCGAGAGGGTCGGAAGTTATAGCGGCGCCTTCACGCAGGACTTTAGGGGCAATCTTCGGATCTGTGAGGTGGGTGTCGTAGAGAGGGTGAACGGCGCCAATGTTCAACCTGCAGGGGTCACCCCACTACGTCCCGCAGCTTGTACCAGGACATCGCCGCCACCAGCAGCGGGGTGCGCAACAGCTTTCCGCCCGGGAAGCGCTTGTGCGGAATGCGTTCGAATACGTCCAGGCGTTCGTTCTGGCCGGAAATTGCCTCGGCGATCACGTCGCCGGCGAGGCCGGTGGCGGCGACACCATGACCTGAGAAACCCTGTGCGAAGTACGCGTTCGGGGTCAGTCGGCCCCAGTGCGGGGCGCGGTTGCGGGTGATGTCCACGAAGCCGCCCCAGACCTGCTCCATGCCTACGTCGGCCAGCTGCGGGAACACCTGGTGCATGCGCCGGGTCATGACCCCGCGCAGGTTGGGCGGCGGCAGCGCGGAGTAGCTGGCGCGGCCGCCGAACAGCAGGCGGTGGTCGGCGCTGAGCTTGAAGTAGTCCAGCGCCCAGCTCACGTCGGCCACGGCCATGTCGTTGCGGATCAACGCGCGGGCGCGCGCTTCGCCCAGCGGGGCGCTGGCGCCGATGTAGGTGCCCACCGGCATGATCCGGCTTTCCAGCTCCGGCGCGATGCCCTGCAGCCAGGCATTGCCGGCAATCACCACCTGGTTGGCAGTCACCGTACCGTGCGCGGTGCGCAGCTGCGGGCGGGCGCCGCGCACCAGCGCCTGCACCGGGCTGGCTTCATGGATGACCACGCCCAGGCTTTCGGCCGCGCGCGCCAGCCCCAGCGCATACGCCAGCGGGTGCAGGTGGCCGCTGGCCGCATCGAACATCGCGCCCCGGTAGCGCGGGCTGTCCAGCTGACCGCGCAGCTGCTGCCGGTCCCACCACTGCAGCGGATAGTCGTAGCGCTCCACCAGCGCCTGCATGCCCTGGCGCAGTCCACGCTCCTGGCGCGCATTGATCGGCACGCTGGCGTGGCCGTCGCGCCAGTCGCAGGCGATGGCGTAGCGCTGCAGGCGGTGGCGCAGCAGGGCCATGCCCTCGCGTGAGAAATCGAACAGGCGGCGCGCGTCGGGGTGGCCGACCAGGTGTTCCAGCGTGTCCACCTCGCAGCCGTAGCCGACGATGGCCTGGCCGCCGTTGCGACCGGACGCGCCCCAGCCGACCCGGTGGGCTTCCAGGACCGTCACCCGGTAGCCGCGCTCGGCCAGCGAGAGCGCGGCCGACAAGCCGGTGTAGCCCGCGCCGAGCACGCAGACATCGGTGGCCTGGTCGCCCCGCAGTGGCGCCCGCAGCGGCTCGGCGGGCAGGCTTTCCGCATACCAGCTGGGCGCATGGGCCAGGCCGGCCTGGCTCATCGGGGGCACCGGGGGGCAGGGGAGGGGACAACGCTCATGGAGCACAGCATGCCAGCAACCGCCGGGACGCGTTCGGTTGCGCCCGCGCAGGGGGCAGGGGTAACGTGCCCGGCATGACCACTCGTACCCGCTCGCGCAAAGCCACGTCCCCGTCGCGCAAGGCCGCCGCGCCCTCGCGCAAGGCGTCGCCCCGCAAGGCCGCGGCCAAGCCGGTGGCCGAAGAGAGCGTGCTGCTGCGCTGGCTCAAGG
Protein-coding regions in this window:
- a CDS encoding NAD(P)/FAD-dependent oxidoreductase, which translates into the protein MSQAGLAHAPSWYAESLPAEPLRAPLRGDQATDVCVLGAGYTGLSAALSLAERGYRVTVLEAHRVGWGASGRNGGQAIVGYGCEVDTLEHLVGHPDARRLFDFSREGMALLRHRLQRYAIACDWRDGHASVPINARQERGLRQGMQALVERYDYPLQWWDRQQLRGQLDSPRYRGAMFDAASGHLHPLAYALGLARAAESLGVVIHEASPVQALVRGARPQLRTAHGTVTANQVVIAGNAWLQGIAPELESRIMPVGTYIGASAPLGEARARALIRNDMAVADVSWALDYFKLSADHRLLFGGRASYSALPPPNLRGVMTRRMHQVFPQLADVGMEQVWGGFVDITRNRAPHWGRLTPNAYFAQGFSGHGVAATGLAGDVIAEAISGQNERLDVFERIPHKRFPGGKLLRTPLLVAAMSWYKLRDVVG
- a CDS encoding diguanylate cyclase; this encodes MPALFQGALDSAPGEDLPQRILLVENSRTFTSMLKEAIEQRLELPVSVATSLAEAGRLLDEEKGWFLVLTGLVLADGDRDKVVDYFLSRGLRTVVVSSVYDEDLRKRVLQQQIIDYVLKNTPGSVDYLVWLVQRLDRNRRIAALVVDDSMSARLYAASLLRMYGHEVYEAADGAEGLKAIEAHPAIRLAVVDQEMPGMEGVEFTRRLRTLRSRDKVAVIGISGNTDPSLIPRFLKNGANDFLRKPFSREEFFCRVSQNVDQLELIGTLQDLATRDFLTGLPNRRCFLEQSQRQLPHLELKGEQVAVAMIDIDHFKHINDTYGHEAGDDALRAVAATVADHARDQDLIARFGGEEFCLLVPGLEEDEAVGYFEILRQRIAALEVKFGPTTLRMTVSIGLCCLRPAGDALHGLISEADRQLYLAKAAGRNRVCSTGVATAAREPALAL